The proteins below come from a single Solea solea chromosome 6, fSolSol10.1, whole genome shotgun sequence genomic window:
- the LOC131461016 gene encoding G-protein coupled receptor 61-like: MEPMWNSSHPPPQLMSNMSASSLPEGWALSQSLALLAMLLMDLLAVVGNVAVMVVIAKAPQLHKFAFVFHLCVVDLLAALVLMPLGMLSSRAFFGEALCRSYLFLSVCLVSAAILSISVINVERYYYIMHPMRYEVKMTVGLVASVLVGIWVKALAMSALPLVAWILQGGRTPLLESSGVGGGGGGGSGAVPPPPAQGHRRCSLHWTGGGSNRLAFMVLFTLVYFLCPLLVILVVYCNVFKVARVAAMHHGPLPTWMDTPRRQRSESLSSRSTMVTGSGTGTGTGRATPQRPFGGGKAAAVLAAVGGQFLCCWLPYFTFHLYSALVASPPATLASLEEVVTWIGYFCFTSNPFFYGCLNRQIRDELGKHLPCLFRRAGIEVEDRLPSREGSIEENFLQFLQGTGCNLDPQNSHSTSSPKGEACCPVPQPQPQPPEPAQPIPIDFRIPGQIAEETSEFIESEQGKNNRIYTDN, encoded by the coding sequence ATGGAGCCGATGTGGAACTCCTCCCACCCACCTCCACAGCTCATGTCCAACATGTCTGCCTCCTCACTGCCTGAAGGCTGGGCGCTCTCCCAGTCGCTAGCCCTGCTGGCCATGCTCCTCATGGATCTGCTGGCCGTGGTGGGCAACGTAGCTGTCATGGTGGTCATTGCAAAAGCCCCGCAGCTCCACAAGTTTGCCTTTGTCTTCCACCTGTGTGTGGTGGACCTGCTGGCAGCGCTGGTGCTGATGCCCCTCGGCATGCTCTCCAGCCGAGCGTTCTTTGGCGAGGCCCTGTGCCGGAGCTACCTCTTTCTCAGTGTGTGCCTGGTCAGCGCCGCCatcctctccatctctgtcaTCAACGTGGAGCGCTATTACTACATCATGCACCCCATGCGCTACGAAGTGAAGATGACCGTGGGCCTGGTCGCGTCGGTGCTGGTGGGGATATGGGTCAAAGCCCTGGCCATGTCCGCTCTGCCGCTCGTCGCTTGGATTCTGCAGGGCGGACGGACGCCACTGTTGGAGAGCAGCGGCGtcggaggagggggaggaggaggaagtggagctgTCCCGCCTCCTCCCGCTCAGGGTCACAGACGCTGCTCGCTGCACTGGACGGGCGGAGGGTCAAATCGCCTGGCCTTCATGGTCCTCTTTACTCTGGTATATTTCCTCTGTCCACTTCTGGTCATTCTTGTCGTGTACTGCAATGTCTTTAAAGTGGCCCGGGTGGCGGCCATGCACCACGGGCCCCTGCCCACCTGGATGGACACTCCCCGTCGCCAGCGGTCAGAGTCGCTCAGCAGCCGCTCCACGATGGTCACCGGCTCTGGCACTGGAACGGGGACGGGACGAGCGACTCCACAGCGGCCCTTTGGAGGAGGAAAGGCCGCAGCGGTGTTGGCGGCGGTTGGTGGACAATTCCTTTGTTGCTGGCTGCCCTATTTTACTTTCCACCTGTATTCAGCTCTGGTTGCCAGTCCTCCAGCCACACTGGCCTCTCTGGAGGAAGTGGTCACCTGGATCGGCTACTTCTGCTTCACCTCCAATCCTTTCTTCTACGGCTGTCTCAATAGGCAGATCCGGGATGAGCTGGGAAAGCACCTGCCTTGTCTGTTTCGCCGAGCGGGGATCGAAGTGGAGGACCGGCTGCCCAGCCGCGAAGGATCCATCGAGGAGAattttcttcagtttcttcAGGGCACTGGCTGCAACCTGGATCCTCAAAACTCTCACAGCACATCCAGCCCTAAGGGGGAGGCCTGCTGCCCCGTGCCACAGCCCCAACCACAACCACCTGAGCCGGCACAGCCCATACCCATTGATTTCCGTATTCCAGGACAAATTGCAGAGGAGACTTCAGAGTTTATTGAGAGTGAACAGGGCAAAAACAACCGCATTTATACGGACAATTAA